GCAGGTATCGCGCACCACGCTGGTGGCCAAGGGCGAGCAGGTGGTGCCGGTCGGCCTCAAGCCAGCCCTGGTGCACGCCTCCGGGCTGGCCCCCGGCCAGCGGGTGGAGGTCGTGCGCGTCCAGAAGGAGGGGAGCGAGCCCGCCCCGTCCGCGTCCGGGAAGCAGCCCGAGACCGATCAGGAGAGCGTGCCGGCCCGGGTCATCAAGGTCGGTGACGCCGAGGAGGGCAGCGGTACCCGCGTGGTCGACGTCGCCGTCCTCAAGGACGACGGCCCCAAGGTGCTGGGATGGTCGGCGAGCGAGACCGCGGCGCTCGCCCTGGACACCCCGGACGGCTCGTAATGGCGGTAGTAGCGCTCGCCGGGTGCCCCGGCTCCCCCGGCACCACCACGACCATGCTGGCGCTCCAGGCGGCGTGGCCGCTGCCAACGGGCCGCACGCTGATCGCGGCCGAGTGCGACCCCGACGGCGGCACAGTCCTCAGCGGCGCCCTGCAAGGACGGCTGGGCACCGGGTACGGGCTGGGGAACCTGACCATTCCCGGCCGCCGCGGTGCGCAGGACCTGCATACGGCGTTCTGGAGCGAACTGGTCGCCCTGGAGGACGAGCAGAACACGCAGCCCCGTCCCGGACGGGCGGTACTGCCCGGCTTCGCGAACCCGCTGAGCGAGGCCCCCGGCTTCGCGCCGGTATGGGGGCTGCTGGCCGACCAGTTCGCCGGGATCGAGTCCCATCAGCACGACGTCCTGGTCGACCTGGGCCGCTCGGGAGCCTTCGGCCCCTCAGCTGTGCTGGCCCGCCGGGCCGATGCGGTCGTACTCATCGCCCGCACCACCCTCCCCTCCTTGCAGGCCGCCGCCGTACGGCTGGAGGGACTACGCGAACAGGTCCGGCACCTGGGGCTCGTCCTCATCGAGGAGGAACACCCCGCCACCCATGCGCTGGCCGAGCTACGCAAGCAGCGCGGTCTTCAAGTACCGCTGGTGGGGACCTTGCCCTACGCGCCCAAGCAGGCGCGGTTCTTCTCGCACGGCGCGGCGCCCGAGCGGCGCTTCGAGCGCAGCCGGCTGATGCTCGCTGCCCGCCTGCTGGCCGAGGCCCTCGTCCAGCAGATGGCCGAGCGCCGGATCCAGCACAGCCGCCGCCTTGAGCAGGTGACCGGAAGGGGGTCGGTCAACCATGCGGGGTAGGCCAGTTGACCCGAACGCACCGCTGCGCCGCCCGGCACAGCCCCCGGGCGGGCCGGTGGCGCCACCACCGGCTGTGCAGCCGCCCCCGCCGGCGGGCCCTGCCCTGGGCGCTTCCCGCGTGCCCGCCGCACGGCCGCAGGCGGACCTGCCCCAGACGCTGGTGCGCG
The sequence above is a segment of the Streptomyces sp. NBC_01775 genome. Coding sequences within it:
- a CDS encoding MinD/ParA family ATP-binding protein, which encodes MAVVALAGCPGSPGTTTTMLALQAAWPLPTGRTLIAAECDPDGGTVLSGALQGRLGTGYGLGNLTIPGRRGAQDLHTAFWSELVALEDEQNTQPRPGRAVLPGFANPLSEAPGFAPVWGLLADQFAGIESHQHDVLVDLGRSGAFGPSAVLARRADAVVLIARTTLPSLQAAAVRLEGLREQVRHLGLVLIEEEHPATHALAELRKQRGLQVPLVGTLPYAPKQARFFSHGAAPERRFERSRLMLAARLLAEALVQQMAERRIQHSRRLEQVTGRGSVNHAG